From the Penicillium oxalicum strain HP7-1 chromosome V, whole genome shotgun sequence genome, one window contains:
- a CDS encoding 2,3-dihydroxybenzoate decarboxylase codes for MLGKIALEEAFALPRFQKKTRWWAGLFATDVEKHVAEITDVDSIRLNFAEKHGVGLQILSYTAPGVQDIWDPVDAQKLAVEINDYIAEKVKAHPDRFAAFATLSMHDPQEAADELRRCVTQYGFLGALVNDTQRAGSDGDDMIFYDNEKWDIFWQTCTELDVPLYLHPRNPTGTIYDKLWADRKWLVGPPLSFAHGVSLHTLGMVTNGVFDRHPKLQIIIGHLGEHIPFDMWRINHWFEDRKKLLGLRETCKKTIRQYFAENIWITTSGHFSTTTLNFCMAEVGADRILFSIDYPFETFEDACDWFDNMEISDTDRLKIGRENAKKLFKLGAYKDSTA; via the exons ATGCTGGGTAAAATCGCCCTCGAAGAAGCCTTTGCGCTGCCGCgcttccaaaaaaaaacccgCTGGTGGGCGGGACTTTTCGCAACAGACGTCGAGAAGCATGTGGCCGAGATCACCGACGTGGATTCGATCCGTCTCAACTTCGCCGAGAAACACGGCGTGGGCCTGCAGATTCTCAGCTACACGGCACCCGGTGTTCAGGATATCTGGGATCCTGTGGACGCGCAGAAATTGGCCGTCGAGATTAACGATTACATTGCCGAGAAGGTCAAGGCGCACCCGGATCGGTTTGCGGCTTTTGC GACCCTGTCCATGCACGACCCCCAAGAAGCCGCAGATGAGCTCCGTCGCTGCGTCACCCAGTACGGATTCCTCGGCGCTCTCGTCAACGACACACAGCGCGCCGGCTCCGACGGCGACGATATGATCTTCTACGACAATGAGAAATGGGATATCTTCTGGCAGACCTGCACCGAGCTGGACGTACCTCTGTACCTCCATCCTCGCAACCCCACCGGCACCATCTACGACAAGCTCTGGGCCGATCGAAAATGGCTTGTCGgaccccctctctcttttgcgCATGGCGTGTCCCTGCACACGCTCGGCATGGTCACGAACGGCGTCTTTGATCGTCACCCCAAACTGCAGATCATCATCGGACATCTCGGCGAACACATCCCCTTCGACATGTGGCGGATCAATCACTGGTTTGAAGACCGGAAGAAGTTGTTGGGGTTGAGGGAGACGTGCAAGAAGACGATTCGGCAGTACTTTGCGGAGAACATTTGGATCACGACGTCGGGGCATTTCAGCACCACGACGTTGAATTTTTGTATGGCGGAGGTTGGAGCGGATCGGATTCTGTTCAGTATCGACTATCCCTTTGAGACGTTTGAGGATGCGTGTGACTGGTTCGATAATATGGAGATTTCGGATACGGATCGGTTGAAGATTGGACGGGAGAATGCGAAGAAACTCTTCAAGTTGGGGGCTTATAAGGATAGCACGGCCTAG
- a CDS encoding putative proteasome subunit alpha type-2, with the protein MALPATAAAMAELDRVKRHLPSACQLLSPSFCPRAVYPVILPRLVLCAGQSIASYHGGPLLLLLDYILSQRDADSSLSTSGKLVQIEYALNAVNQGVTALGIKATNGIVLATEKKSSSPLIDPPSLSKISLITPDIGMVYAGMGPDYRVLVDKARKVSHTGYKRIYNEYPPTRILVQDVARVVQEATQSGGVRPYGVSLLVAGWDEGIEPEAADMMKDSQSDKPSGKTGGIHKGGPSLYQVDPSGSYYPWKATAIGKHATSAKTFLEKRYTEGLELEDAIHIALLTLKETIEGEMNGDTIEIGIVGPPADHLLGFEGVEGAQGPRFRKLTKEQIEDYLTNL; encoded by the exons ATGGCATTGCCAGCGACCGCAGCTGCGATGGCCGAGCTCGACCGCGTCAAACGTCACCTGCCTTCTGCCTGCCAGCTCCTCAGTCCATCATTTTGTCCCCGAGCTGTCTATCCTGTCATCCTTCCTCGACTTGTTCTGTGTGCCGGTCAATCAATAGCTTCATACCATGGCGGACCGCTactccttctccttgactACATTCTCTCCCAG AGAGATGCTGACTCGTCCTTATCCACCAGTGGAAAGCTGGTGCAGATTG AATATGCCCTGAACGCGGTCAACCAGGGTGTCACAGCTCTCGGCATCAAAG CCACCAATGGAATTGTTCTCGCTACCGAAAAGAAATCCTCCTCTCCATTGATCGACCCTCCCTCGCTTTCCAAGATCTCCCTGATTACGCCCGATATTGGTATGGTCTACGCGGGCATGGGACCTGACTATCGTGTGCTTGTGGACAAGGCTCGCAAGGTTTCCCACACGGGGTACAAGCGTATCTACAACGAATACCCACCGACACGGATACTGGTGCAAGATGTTGCCCGCGTTGTGCAGGAAGCGACGCAATCCGGAGGTGTGCGTCCATACGGTGTCAGTCTGTTGGTTGCTGGCTGGGATGAGGGGATCGAGCCCGAGGCGGCGGACATGATGAAGGATTCCCAATCCGACAAGCCCTCGGGCAAGACAGGTGGTATCCACAAAGGCGGACCCAGTCTTTACCAGGTTGATCCCAGTGGCAGCTATTATCCATGGAAGGCGACAGCGATTGGCAAGCACGCGACCAGTGCCAAGACCTTCCTGGAGAAGCGATACACCGAGggactggagctggaggatgcTATCCACATCGCGCTCCTGACATTGAAGGAGACCATTGAAGGCGAGATGAATGGGGACACGATAGAGATTG GCATTGTTGGGCCTCCTGCGGATCACTTGCTGGGCTTCGAGGGTGTGGAGGGAGCTCAAGGTCCCCGGTTCCGCAAGTTGACCAAGGAGCAGATTGAGGACTACTTGACCAACTTATAA
- a CDS encoding CTP synthase yields the protein MKYVLVSGGVISGVGKGIIASSTGLLLKSAGLTVTSIKCDPYINIDAGTMSPIEHGEVYVTDDGGEMDLDLGNYERYLLTTLTRDHNITTGKIYQQVIERERVGRYLGKTVQVVPHITNAIQDWIERVAKIPVDESGREPDVCIIELGGTVGDIESAPFIHAISQLQRRAGKNNFAQIHVSYVPVIHDEQKTKPTQRAISDVRSAGLNPDLIACRCELPLEESTVQKIANMCSMDTKQVVAVHNVSTTYHVPLLLEKQKLIGTLGELLDLPSITRDAQTVEQGKLMWKDWVDLARGQDHSHDTVSIALVGKYTALKDAYISVSKALEHAAMYCHKKLELIWVDAGHLEEEASETNPAEFHKAWHAVCTADGLLVPGGFGTRNTAGMIQAITWARTKKRPFLGVCLGMQLAVLEYARNVMNIEDCGSEELHPQAKNHAIVYMPEVDKDKLGGTMRLGKHASIFQPGTEWSRLRALYGSDVSQISERHRHRYEVNPEMADEIEKAGLTFVGKDTTGQRMEIVEIKDHPWFVGVQFHPEYLSRVLAPSRTFLGFFAAAAGCLEEATAALNKGLRSIPTQQ from the exons ATGAAATACGTTCTGGTCTCTGGCG GTGTCATCTCCGGTGTTGGCAAGGGCATCATTGCCTCGAGCACCGGATTGCTCCTCAAATCTGCCGGTCTCACGGTTACCAGCATCAAG TGCGACCCTTATATCAACATCGATGCCGGTACCATGTCGCCAATCGA GCACGGAGAGGTCTACGTGACGGACGATGGCGGTGAAATGGACCTGGACCTGGGAAATTACGAGCGCTATCTCTTGACTACACTCACTCGTGATCACAATATTACC ACTGGCAAGATTTACCAGCAAGTTATTGAGCGCGAGCGTGTCGGTCGTTACCTTGGCAAGACCGTTCAGGTTGTCCCCCACATCACCAACGCCATTCAAGATTGGATCGAGCGGGTGGCCAAGATTCCCGTTGACGAGTCTGGGAGGGAACCCGATGTTTGCATTATCGAGTTGGGTGGTACTGTTGGAGATATTGAGAGTGCGCCGTTCATTCACGCCATCAGCCAACTCCAGCGCCGAGCGGGCAAGAACAACTTTGCTCAGATTCATGTGTCTTACGTCCCTGTGATTCATGACGAGCAGAAGACGAAGCCCACCCAAAGAGCCATTAGCGATGTTCGCAGCGCAGGTCTGAATCCGGACCTGATTGCCTGTCGCTGCGAGCTGCCGCTGGAGGAAAGCACCGTTCAGAAGATCGCCAACATGTGCTCCATGGATACCAAGCAGGTCGTTGCCGTCCACAATGTCTCGACCACCTACCATGTGCCTCTGCTTCTTGAGAAACAGAAGCTGATTGGCACCCTCGGTGAATTGCTGGATCTGCCTTCTATTACACGGGACGCTCAGACTGTCGAACAGGGCAAGTTGATGTGGAAAGACTGGGTGGACCTTGCCCGTGGCCAGGATCACTCCCACGACACTGTGTCCATCGCCCTGGTTGGCAAATATACCGCTCTCAAGGATGCCTACATCAGTGTGTCTAAGGCCTTGGAGCACGCCGCCATGTACTGCCACAAGAAACTCGAGTTGATCTGGGTTGACGCCGGCcatctggaagaggaggcctCGGAAACCAACCCTGCTGAATTCCACAAGGCTTGGCATGCGGTTTGCACTGCTGACGGCCTGCTGGTGCCTGGTGGATTCGGCACCCGTAACACTGCCGGCATGATTCAAGCGATCACTTGGGCTCGTACCAAGAAGCGCCCCTTCCTTGGTGTCTGCCTCGGAATGCAGCTCGCCGTTCTGGAGTATGCCCGCAATGTGATGAACATCGAGGATTGCGGCAGCGAAGAGCTCCACCCTCAAGCTAAGAACCACGCCATCGTCTACATGCCCGAA GTCGACAAGGACAAGCTGGGTGGTACTATGCGCCTTGGAAAGCATGCTTCTATCTTCCAGCCAGGCACCGAGTGGTCGCGCCTTCGTGCCCTGTACGGCTCCGACGTTTCACAGATCTCCGAGCGCCACCGTCACCGATATGAAGTGAACCCAGAAATGGCTGATGAGATCGAGAAGGCTGGCCTTACTTTTGTCGGCAAGGATACCACGGGTCAGCGCATGGAGATTGTTGAGATCAAGGATCACCCCTGGTTTGTGGGTGTGCAATTCCACCCCGAATACCTCAGCCGAGTCCTGGCTCCCAGCAGAACTTTCCTTGGTTTCTTCGCTGCGGCCGCTGGTTGCTTGGAGGAGGCCACTGCTGCCCTGAACAAGGGCTTGCGCAGTATCCCGACTCAGCAATAG